The Bacteroidota bacterium genome window below encodes:
- a CDS encoding MBOAT family protein, whose protein sequence is MIFNSFPFVFFFIIVTAAYFILPHKFRWFLLLAASCYFYMFFYPVYILILAFTIVIDYFAGIYLEKTPRPKKKLYLIYSLIANIGVLAFFKYYNFLNENLTIAMGTVHLKNSLPFLTILLPIGLSFHTFQAMSYTIEVYRGKQKAERHFGIYALYVMFYPQLVAGPIERPQNLLHQFYEKHEFEIKRVVSGLRLMLWGFFKKIVIADRLSIYVNAVYTNVENHSGLTFILATIFFAFQIYCDFSGYSDIAIGSARVMGFDLMTNFNRPYFSRSIHEFWGRWHISLSTWFKDYFYIPLGGNRVAIPRLYFNLFIVFLISGLWHGANWTYLIWGGLNGLYLVFLLATKNIRTKIANAIFGNKFHSLRNLLSILITFAFVSISWIFFRANNVHDGFYILSSILKLHGPLFIDATNITYSLMGILILLIIEFRQEYSGAKFKFMNNENVVVRYSIYLMLIFLIIIFGVFDGGQFIYFQF, encoded by the coding sequence ATGATTTTTAATTCATTTCCGTTTGTTTTTTTCTTTATAATAGTAACTGCAGCTTACTTTATATTGCCGCATAAGTTCAGGTGGTTCTTATTGCTGGCAGCAAGCTGTTATTTCTATATGTTCTTTTATCCCGTTTATATTCTTATTCTGGCGTTCACCATAGTCATAGATTATTTTGCGGGTATATATCTGGAAAAAACACCGCGTCCGAAGAAAAAACTGTATTTGATTTATAGTCTTATTGCCAATATAGGTGTCCTTGCATTTTTTAAATATTATAATTTTTTAAATGAGAACCTCACGATTGCTATGGGGACGGTCCATTTAAAAAACAGTCTGCCATTCTTAACAATTTTACTTCCTATAGGACTTTCATTTCATACGTTCCAGGCAATGAGTTATACAATTGAGGTTTACAGAGGCAAACAAAAAGCGGAACGTCACTTTGGGATTTATGCTTTGTATGTTATGTTCTATCCTCAGTTAGTTGCAGGACCTATTGAAAGACCGCAAAACCTTCTGCATCAATTCTATGAAAAGCATGAGTTTGAAATTAAAAGAGTTGTCAGCGGATTAAGGTTAATGCTTTGGGGATTCTTCAAAAAAATTGTTATTGCCGATAGACTCTCTATATATGTAAATGCAGTTTATACTAATGTTGAAAATCATTCAGGATTAACTTTTATATTAGCAACAATATTCTTTGCGTTTCAGATTTATTGCGACTTCTCAGGTTACTCAGATATTGCAATTGGTTCAGCGCGTGTGATGGGATTTGATCTGATGACAAATTTTAACAGACCATATTTCTCCCGTTCGATTCATGAGTTCTGGGGAAGGTGGCATATTTCATTATCGACATGGTTTAAAGATTATTTCTATATTCCGTTAGGCGGCAACAGGGTAGCTATTCCAAGATTATACTTTAATTTGTTTATCGTATTTCTTATCAGCGGATTGTGGCACGGAGCAAACTGGACATATTTAATCTGGGGCGGTCTTAACGGGCTTTACCTCGTGTTCTTACTCGCTACTAAAAACATCAGAACAAAAATTGCCAATGCTATTTTCGGAAATAAATTTCATTCTCTAAGAAATTTATTAAGCATATTAATTACATTTGCCTTTGTATCTATCTCCTGGATTTTCTTCAGAGCAAACAATGTTCATGACGGATTCTACATTCTTTCCAGTATTCTTAAATTACACGGACCGCTATTTATTGACGCTACAAATATAACATATTCATTAATGGGTATATTGATACTGCTTATTATTGAATTCAGACAGGAATATTCCGGAGCGAAGTTTAAATTTATGAACAACGAAAACGTTGTAGTCAGATACAGTATTTATTTAATGCTTATATTTTTAATTATAATTTTCGGCGTGTTTGATGGCGGCCAATTCATTTACTTCCAATTTTAA
- a CDS encoding DUF354 domain-containing protein, producing the protein MRFLFFFVHPSKYHLYRNTVNELIKHGHDVEIAITTKDVLEDLVKKEGWKYTNIFPQGRKMKNLPTYMGAGINLIRTILRLLKITRGKKYDLFVTDDLLAIVGRIKGVPSILFQDDDLSAVPESFILAKACSYILAPAITDFEKYNYKKIGFEGFKASAYLHPNQFKPNTEILKKYGLENETYFIIRLVSLTATHDVGKTGITNDDCRRLISILEKKGRVIINSERPVLEEFEKYRLKINPVEITHILSGASLFIGDSQTMSCEAGMLGVPYIRFNDFVGKIGYLNDMELNYKLGFGIKTQDREKLFTKVEELMSIPDLKKEWQERRKNMLDKTVDLTALQLWLYEKFPESAEKWKSDKEIIKKF; encoded by the coding sequence TTGAGATTTCTTTTCTTTTTTGTTCATCCTTCTAAGTATCATCTGTACAGAAACACTGTAAATGAACTCATTAAGCACGGACACGATGTTGAAATTGCGATTACCACAAAAGATGTTCTGGAAGACCTTGTAAAAAAAGAAGGGTGGAAGTACACGAACATTTTCCCGCAAGGAAGGAAGATGAAAAATCTACCAACTTACATGGGAGCAGGAATAAATCTCATACGCACAATTCTTCGTCTTTTAAAAATTACACGAGGCAAAAAATACGATTTATTTGTTACTGACGACTTGCTTGCAATAGTCGGAAGAATAAAAGGTGTGCCTTCCATTTTATTTCAGGATGATGACCTTAGTGCAGTGCCGGAATCGTTTATCCTGGCAAAAGCGTGCTCATATATTTTAGCTCCTGCCATTACAGATTTTGAAAAATATAATTACAAGAAAATAGGATTTGAAGGATTCAAGGCTTCTGCTTATCTGCATCCCAATCAGTTCAAACCAAACACAGAGATACTTAAAAAATACGGATTAGAAAACGAGACTTATTTTATAATACGTCTTGTATCTTTGACTGCAACGCATGATGTAGGCAAAACCGGAATTACTAACGATGACTGCCGCAGACTGATTTCAATACTTGAGAAAAAAGGGAGAGTAATTATAAACTCTGAGCGCCCCGTACTTGAAGAGTTTGAAAAGTACAGACTGAAAATTAATCCCGTTGAAATTACACATATACTATCCGGAGCAAGTTTGTTTATTGGCGACTCGCAGACAATGTCCTGCGAAGCCGGAATGCTCGGTGTTCCATATATCCGCTTTAATGATTTCGTCGGAAAAATTGGTTATCTGAACGATATGGAACTTAACTATAAGCTTGGATTCGGAATAAAAACGCAAGACAGGGAAAAATTGTTTACAAAAGTTGAAGAACTGATGAGTATTCCTGATTTGAAAAAGGAATGGCAGGAGAGAAGAAAAAACATGCTGGATAAGACTGTTGACCTGACAGCTTTGCAGTTATGGTTATATGAAAAATTCCCGGAAAGCGCCGAAAAATGGAAATCAGATAAGGAAATAATTAAAAAGTTTTAG
- a CDS encoding glycosyltransferase family 4 protein, giving the protein MTESSKDKILILVPGENARGGITNYYYSIKKEFKHEVEYFLRGSRTYPFRESILKDAIQPFKDLWRFYKKIRKKEFSLLQTTTAFDDVSLIRDFMFIVLAKRYKMKVIVFFRGWDQSFAQKLEKKYLGLFKIVYFKADAIIELSSDFRKKLIQWGYKKKIYLETTLVNKELVKDLNKDEIESKYNGAENINILFLARIEAAKGIYETLDAYSLLKESYPNAKLTIAGDGRETDNVGNYIKSQGIKGVSLLGHVSGEEKIRCFKNSHIYLFPSYSEGMPNTVLEAMAFGLPVVTRKVGGLVDFFENDVNGYFTNSKDPEVFAGFIEKLLKDKALLRKISQNNFNYAAEKFLSDKVALRIEKIFDEVLEKNNKKHGVPETAEFKDQKKILILVPGENARGGISNYYYSIKKEFQMPVDYFVRGARNYPYRQPYFKDLGQSVLDIFNFIRIIRKRKYSLIQTSTSLDDISVIRDCLFILAASFYKIDVVVFYRGWKKTFQNKLENTFIETFKKIFFKAKCSIVLSSEFKDKLIEWGYDKPVYIETTLVDSELVKNFNTTNIEQKFSNIVTPKILFLSRIEVAKGIYETIDTFVLLQKKYRNIKLTIAGDGLEEAKVIKYIDDHKIKNINITGHLTGNEKIHEFVTSHIFFLPSYTEGMPVTVCEAMAFGLPVITREVGGLKDFFVNGENGYFTDSKDPKCFYQFADNLFSDTELMKKIALNNYEYSRNHFLSSNVARRIEKIFTSVVN; this is encoded by the coding sequence ATGACTGAAAGTAGCAAAGATAAAATATTAATACTTGTTCCGGGTGAAAATGCAAGAGGAGGCATCACTAACTATTATTACTCAATTAAAAAAGAGTTTAAGCATGAAGTTGAGTATTTTTTAAGAGGTTCCCGAACATATCCCTTCAGAGAATCTATTTTAAAAGATGCTATTCAGCCATTTAAAGATTTATGGAGATTTTATAAAAAAATAAGAAAAAAAGAATTTTCTTTATTGCAGACTACAACTGCATTTGATGACGTATCGTTAATCCGGGATTTTATGTTTATAGTTCTTGCTAAGCGCTATAAAATGAAAGTTATTGTGTTTTTCAGAGGATGGGACCAGAGCTTTGCTCAAAAACTTGAGAAAAAATATTTAGGATTATTTAAAATTGTTTATTTTAAAGCTGATGCAATTATTGAACTATCATCTGACTTCAGGAAAAAACTAATTCAATGGGGATATAAAAAGAAAATTTATTTAGAGACTACTTTAGTAAATAAGGAGTTAGTAAAGGATTTAAATAAAGATGAAATTGAATCTAAATATAACGGAGCGGAGAATATTAATATTTTATTCCTTGCACGGATTGAAGCTGCTAAGGGGATATATGAAACCCTTGATGCGTACTCTCTTTTAAAAGAAAGCTATCCAAACGCAAAATTAACAATTGCAGGAGACGGCAGAGAAACTGATAACGTTGGAAATTACATTAAGTCGCAGGGAATAAAAGGTGTAAGTCTTTTGGGACATGTTTCAGGAGAAGAAAAAATTCGGTGTTTTAAAAACAGCCATATTTATCTTTTCCCTTCATACTCTGAGGGTATGCCGAATACGGTACTTGAAGCTATGGCATTTGGCTTGCCCGTTGTCACCAGAAAAGTTGGCGGGCTGGTAGATTTTTTTGAGAATGATGTGAACGGATATTTTACTAACAGCAAAGATCCGGAAGTATTTGCGGGATTCATTGAAAAATTGTTAAAAGATAAAGCTTTACTCAGAAAAATCTCACAAAATAATTTTAATTATGCAGCAGAAAAATTCCTATCGGATAAAGTAGCTTTAAGAATAGAAAAAATTTTTGATGAAGTATTAGAAAAAAATAATAAGAAACACGGCGTACCGGAAACTGCAGAATTTAAAGACCAAAAGAAAATTCTTATCCTGGTCCCGGGAGAAAATGCAAGAGGCGGAATTTCAAACTACTATTATTCTATAAAAAAAGAGTTTCAAATGCCTGTAGATTATTTTGTAAGAGGAGCTAGAAATTATCCTTACAGGCAGCCTTACTTTAAAGATTTAGGACAATCGGTTTTAGATATTTTTAATTTCATAAGAATTATAAGAAAGAGAAAGTACTCATTGATTCAAACCTCTACTTCGCTTGATGATATTTCAGTAATAAGAGACTGCCTCTTTATTCTTGCAGCCTCATTTTATAAAATCGATGTAGTTGTTTTTTACAGAGGCTGGAAAAAGACATTTCAGAATAAACTTGAGAATACTTTCATAGAGACTTTTAAGAAAATCTTTTTCAAAGCTAAATGCTCCATAGTATTATCTTCGGAGTTCAAAGATAAATTAATAGAATGGGGATACGATAAGCCAGTATATATTGAAACGACTTTAGTAGATTCAGAATTAGTTAAAAATTTCAATACAACAAATATTGAACAAAAATTTTCAAATATTGTAACACCAAAAATATTATTTCTTTCAAGAATAGAGGTAGCAAAGGGTATTTATGAAACAATAGATACATTTGTACTGCTCCAGAAGAAATACAGAAATATAAAACTTACAATCGCAGGAGACGGACTCGAAGAAGCTAAAGTTATCAAATATATAGATGACCATAAGATAAAAAATATAAATATTACAGGACATTTGACCGGGAATGAAAAGATACATGAGTTTGTAACATCACACATTTTTTTCCTTCCATCATATACTGAGGGTATGCCTGTTACAGTCTGCGAAGCTATGGCTTTCGGGCTTCCAGTCATTACAAGAGAGGTGGGCGGATTGAAAGACTTTTTTGTAAACGGTGAAAACGGTTATTTTACCGACAGCAAAGATCCGAAATGTTTCTATCAGTTTGCAGATAATTTATTTTCTGATACTGAACTAATGAAAAAAATTGCATTAAATAACTACGAGTATTCAAGAAATCATTTCCTATCTTCAAATGTAGCAAGAAGAATTGAAAAAATATTTACATCGGTAGTAAATTAA
- a CDS encoding bi-domain-containing oxidoreductase, which produces MEQLTQQLKSGHMEVMDVPVPALGSGQILVRNHYSLISAGTEGKTVSDARMGLIAKAKSRKKEVQQVIEMIKSSGFSETYNVVMSKLEAPSPLGYSCAGEVLAVADDVYDFKVGDYVACGGEGAYHADIVSVYKNLCVKIPKTVDLKFGAITTIASIAIQGIRQAELTFGETAVVIGLGLIGQLTMQILEASGIKALGVDISQSQVDLANKIGIGKSYLRNRDDLEGIIKESTKGFGADGVIITAGTSSLDPVEFAGAVARRKAKIIIVGAVPTGFDRVNYFKKELDLRMSCSYGPGRYDRAYEEKGIDYPYEYVRWTENRNMESYIELVDRKKLVLEPLITHVFEFEDAKKAYDMILSKSEPFVGILLKYEDEVINGSETKQSKGEHKGTKTKIGFVGAGSFAQNYLLPNVKLHADMVGVATARGNTAKGIADKYGFQYSTGEADKIFSDDKINTIFIATRHNLHAANVVDGLKNNKNVFVEKPLCMNREELERIAELYKAKNNLHLMVGYNRRFSPAIQKIMSTMDKGIPKAINYRINAGNMPKDHWVQDKEIGGGRIIGEVCHFIDLVMYLSGSKINFINAISMENNPYLMDTLTINMGFLNGSIGSICYFSNGANSLPKENIEVFYANKVMIVDDFREVKTYGKEVKSNKSGKQDKGHAQEIKEFIEAVEKGKPTPISFEEIYDSTKATFDVIDSIKTKKSII; this is translated from the coding sequence ATGGAGCAACTTACACAACAATTGAAATCAGGGCATATGGAAGTAATGGATGTTCCGGTTCCTGCACTGGGAAGCGGACAGATATTAGTCAGAAATCACTATTCATTGATAAGCGCAGGCACTGAGGGCAAAACGGTTTCAGATGCGCGCATGGGATTAATTGCCAAAGCAAAATCAAGAAAAAAAGAAGTACAGCAGGTAATTGAAATGATTAAATCCAGCGGCTTCAGCGAAACATACAATGTTGTAATGAGTAAACTTGAAGCTCCTTCACCGTTAGGATACAGCTGCGCTGGAGAAGTACTTGCAGTAGCAGATGATGTATATGATTTTAAAGTGGGGGATTATGTTGCATGCGGAGGTGAAGGCGCCTATCACGCTGATATAGTTTCTGTATATAAAAATCTTTGTGTAAAAATACCTAAGACAGTAGATTTAAAATTCGGTGCGATTACAACGATAGCTTCAATTGCAATTCAGGGAATAAGACAGGCAGAACTTACTTTCGGTGAGACAGCAGTTGTAATTGGTTTGGGATTAATAGGGCAGTTGACGATGCAGATACTGGAAGCATCGGGAATAAAAGCTTTAGGTGTAGATATAAGTCAAAGCCAGGTTGACCTTGCAAATAAAATCGGTATTGGTAAATCATACCTGCGTAATCGCGATGACCTTGAAGGAATAATAAAAGAATCAACAAAAGGGTTCGGTGCAGATGGTGTCATTATAACGGCAGGTACAAGTTCACTTGACCCCGTGGAGTTTGCCGGTGCAGTCGCCAGAAGGAAAGCAAAAATTATAATTGTCGGCGCAGTCCCGACAGGTTTTGACAGAGTAAATTATTTTAAGAAAGAGCTGGATTTAAGAATGTCATGCTCTTATGGTCCCGGAAGGTATGACAGAGCTTATGAAGAAAAAGGAATTGATTACCCTTATGAATACGTGAGATGGACGGAGAACCGTAATATGGAATCTTATATAGAACTCGTAGATAGAAAAAAATTAGTGCTTGAACCTCTTATCACACATGTATTTGAATTTGAAGACGCCAAGAAAGCTTATGATATGATTCTTTCAAAGAGTGAACCGTTTGTAGGAATTCTTTTAAAGTATGAAGATGAAGTAATTAACGGAAGTGAAACCAAACAAAGCAAAGGAGAACATAAAGGAACGAAAACAAAAATCGGATTTGTAGGCGCTGGTTCTTTTGCGCAGAATTACCTTCTTCCGAATGTAAAGTTACATGCTGATATGGTTGGAGTTGCAACAGCGCGCGGCAATACAGCAAAAGGTATTGCAGATAAATATGGCTTTCAATACTCTACAGGCGAAGCTGATAAAATATTTTCAGATGATAAGATTAATACAATATTTATAGCGACACGTCACAATTTACATGCAGCAAATGTAGTAGACGGATTAAAAAATAATAAGAATGTTTTTGTTGAAAAACCGTTATGCATGAACCGTGAAGAGCTGGAAAGAATAGCTGAGTTATATAAAGCAAAAAATAATCTTCATCTGATGGTTGGATATAACAGAAGATTTTCACCTGCTATTCAGAAAATAATGAGCACGATGGATAAAGGAATTCCGAAGGCAATTAATTACCGAATCAATGCAGGCAATATGCCGAAAGACCATTGGGTGCAGGATAAAGAAATCGGCGGCGGAAGAATTATCGGTGAGGTTTGCCACTTTATAGATTTGGTGATGTATCTTTCGGGTTCTAAAATAAATTTTATAAATGCAATAAGTATGGAAAACAATCCTTACTTAATGGATACGCTTACAATTAATATGGGATTTTTGAACGGCTCAATTGGCTCTATATGTTATTTCTCGAATGGAGCGAATTCGTTACCAAAAGAAAACATTGAAGTATTTTATGCAAACAAAGTTATGATTGTTGATGATTTCAGAGAAGTGAAAACGTACGGTAAAGAAGTTAAGAGCAATAAATCCGGCAAGCAGGATAAAGGACACGCACAGGAAATAAAAGAATTTATAGAAGCCGTAGAAAAAGGAAAACCGACTCCTATTTCATTCGAGGAAATTTATGATTCAACAAAAGCAACTTTTGATGTAATAGATTCCATTAAAACTAAAAAAAGCATAATCTAA
- the asnB gene encoding asparagine synthase (glutamine-hydrolyzing) — protein sequence MCGITGIINWGDEIVLQKITSIIEHRGPDDSGMKWFQDSNTGFGHRRLSIIDLSPAGHQPMANDNGTLWITFNGEIYNYKEIRNELASLGYRFKSHSDTEVILKAYEEWGVKSLDKLNGMFAFTIYDSVSKKLFGARDRAGIKPFYYSHSGDAFIFGSEIKSILASGFLPVEVDYDAIYTPIHFQISPKTGFKNVSKLLPGHCFTFQYGKLDIQEYWKINPSENNSIKEEHAAEQLEELLLSATEYQMVADVPVGLLLSGGLDSSIIAALMVKNTRKEIKSFTIKFNQDDLKLQGNVDDSYYAQQVAKKLKFEHIEILIEPDVIDLLPKMIWHLDEPIADPSAINTYLISQAARDHGIVVLLNGMGGDEIFGGYRSYLACLALDHYQKYVPGFVDSMFRYTVSKIPQSSAKKNFKYIRWAKEFFNYSNMSRLDRYISSGNVALTDKNFNEYFTNCPYNLPDTFFYKREKELFNDNDMSYLTKMCLNDTRVYLPDHNLTYSDKAAMAASVEGRPPLTDHRIIEFMFTLPPEMRIQKNIQKYLLKKVSENYLTNEIIHRPKAPFSAPMRAWLKGPLAEMVGDILSEESMKKRGIYNPKYVSQLIENNKKGIQDNSQLIWRLLTNEIWFRTFFDNTQQNFKIK from the coding sequence ATGTGCGGAATAACCGGAATAATAAACTGGGGAGATGAAATTGTCTTACAGAAAATTACATCTATAATTGAGCATCGCGGCCCCGACGATTCCGGAATGAAATGGTTTCAGGATTCCAATACAGGATTCGGTCATAGAAGATTATCTATAATTGATTTAAGTCCCGCAGGTCATCAGCCAATGGCAAACGATAACGGAACGCTATGGATAACTTTTAACGGGGAAATTTATAACTATAAAGAAATCCGAAATGAACTTGCTTCTCTTGGATACAGATTTAAATCCCATTCGGATACTGAAGTAATTCTCAAAGCATATGAAGAGTGGGGAGTTAAATCTCTCGATAAGTTAAACGGAATGTTTGCTTTTACAATCTATGATTCCGTCAGTAAAAAGTTATTTGGCGCCCGGGATAGAGCAGGCATAAAACCATTCTATTATTCTCACTCGGGTGATGCGTTTATCTTCGGCTCTGAAATAAAATCTATTCTTGCTTCAGGTTTTTTACCGGTGGAAGTAGATTACGATGCAATTTATACTCCAATACACTTTCAGATATCACCCAAAACAGGGTTTAAAAATGTTTCCAAGTTATTACCCGGACATTGTTTTACTTTTCAGTACGGAAAGCTTGATATTCAGGAGTACTGGAAAATTAATCCGTCGGAAAATAATTCAATAAAAGAAGAACATGCTGCAGAGCAGCTGGAAGAATTATTGCTCAGCGCCACCGAATATCAGATGGTTGCAGATGTACCCGTAGGATTGTTATTGAGCGGCGGACTTGACTCCTCTATAATAGCCGCCTTGATGGTGAAGAATACAAGAAAAGAAATAAAATCTTTTACAATAAAATTTAATCAGGATGATTTAAAACTTCAGGGAAATGTTGATGACAGTTACTACGCACAGCAGGTAGCAAAAAAATTAAAGTTTGAACATATTGAAATTTTAATCGAGCCCGATGTAATTGATTTATTGCCTAAAATGATATGGCATCTTGATGAACCAATTGCGGACCCTTCTGCAATCAATACATATCTTATTTCACAAGCAGCGCGTGATCACGGTATAGTTGTATTATTAAATGGAATGGGCGGCGATGAAATTTTTGGAGGTTATCGTTCGTATCTTGCTTGCCTGGCTTTAGACCATTATCAAAAATATGTCCCAGGTTTTGTAGATTCCATGTTTAGATATACAGTTTCTAAAATTCCTCAATCTTCGGCAAAGAAAAATTTTAAATATATAAGATGGGCTAAGGAATTTTTTAATTATTCTAATATGTCAAGATTGGATAGGTATATTTCATCGGGGAATGTTGCGCTTACAGATAAAAATTTCAATGAATATTTTACCAATTGTCCTTATAATCTACCCGATACATTTTTTTATAAGAGAGAAAAAGAATTATTTAATGATAACGACATGTCATATCTTACAAAGATGTGCCTGAATGATACCCGTGTTTATTTACCTGACCACAATTTGACTTACTCGGATAAAGCTGCAATGGCAGCCAGTGTGGAAGGAAGACCTCCGCTTACAGACCACAGAATAATTGAGTTTATGTTTACTCTTCCTCCTGAAATGAGGATACAAAAAAATATTCAGAAATATTTATTGAAAAAAGTTTCCGAAAATTATCTTACGAACGAAATTATTCACAGACCTAAAGCCCCGTTCAGCGCGCCAATGAGAGCATGGCTGAAAGGTCCTCTTGCAGAAATGGTAGGAGATATTTTATCAGAGGAATCTATGAAGAAGCGCGGGATTTATAATCCCAAATATGTTTCTCAATTAATAGAAAATAATAAAAAAGGTATTCAGGATAACTCGCAGCTGATATGGAGATTATTGACTAATGAAATCTGGTTTAGGACTTTTTTCGATAACACTCAACAAAATTTTAAAATAAAATAG
- a CDS encoding sugar transferase — MLNISKSDIELTAAPTIESTDLQFVKHVKPEITYKPDRDVLKYINKHISRFDVSNIHTAKERTQLEYLSPSQPYIVNLQRINDVRHLNKFFEKVNEKLEPGGKFISFVETAYERKHRILKKFPKIISYPYYTCDYILKRVFPKWSVTKRIYFALTKGRNRVLSVAETLGRLVSCGFEIIEYKEINNHLFFVTRKVKDPSYDMKPSYGPLIKMRRVGKNGKIIRVYKFRTMHPYAEYLQEYIYNKHKLKKGGKFENDFRITTAGRLFRKIWLDEFPMIYNMLKGELKLVGVRPLSLHYFNLYDEELKEKRGRYKPGLVPPYYADMPHTLDEIIESEKRYLDSYEKSPILTDIKYFFKAFHNIIFKRARSA, encoded by the coding sequence ATGTTAAATATTTCTAAGTCAGATATCGAACTTACGGCGGCTCCCACCATTGAATCAACTGACCTGCAATTCGTAAAGCATGTCAAACCGGAAATCACATACAAGCCTGATAGAGATGTTCTGAAATATATTAATAAGCACATTTCAAGATTCGATGTCTCTAATATCCATACAGCAAAGGAAAGAACTCAGCTTGAATATCTTTCTCCGTCACAGCCATATATTGTAAATCTTCAGAGAATAAATGATGTAAGGCATCTGAATAAATTTTTTGAAAAGGTAAACGAAAAACTTGAACCGGGCGGAAAATTTATCAGTTTTGTTGAAACTGCTTATGAACGTAAACATAGAATTCTCAAAAAATTTCCTAAAATAATTTCGTATCCATACTATACTTGCGATTACATATTAAAAAGAGTTTTTCCTAAATGGTCAGTAACAAAGAGAATTTATTTTGCGCTTACTAAGGGAAGAAACAGAGTGCTTTCTGTTGCAGAAACTCTGGGCAGACTTGTATCGTGCGGTTTTGAAATTATCGAGTATAAAGAAATAAACAATCATCTTTTCTTTGTAACAAGAAAAGTGAAAGACCCTTCTTATGATATGAAGCCAAGCTACGGCCCGCTTATTAAAATGAGAAGAGTAGGTAAGAACGGAAAAATTATCCGTGTTTATAAGTTCCGCACAATGCATCCTTATGCTGAGTATCTTCAGGAATATATTTATAATAAACACAAACTGAAAAAGGGCGGTAAGTTTGAAAATGATTTCCGAATCACAACTGCAGGCAGACTGTTCAGAAAAATATGGCTGGATGAATTTCCTATGATTTACAACATGCTTAAAGGCGAACTTAAGCTTGTTGGTGTAAGACCTTTGAGTCTTCACTATTTTAATTTATACGATGAAGAGCTAAAAGAAAAAAGAGGGCGCTACAAACCGGGACTCGTTCCGCCATACTATGCAGATATGCCGCATACACTTGATGAGATTATCGAATCTGAAAAAAGATATCTGGATTCCTATGAGAAGTCTCCTATATTAACTGATATTAAATATTTCTTTAAAGCTTTTCACAACATAATATTTAAAAGAGCCAGAAGCGCATAA